The DNA sequence TTCCTCTGTAATGAGTTTTGTTTTCAAACCCATACACTGTAAATTTGTGCTTTTATAAGAGtattaatttatattcatatatattaatttataaataaaatgtaaactgcAAACAGCTCAAGAATGGAGGAAGGCAGCTTCAGCCGGGGAATCAGGTCTGCACTAGAATTTTCCACATGAAGTCAAGGAGAAATTGAATAATCTAGTCCTGGTTCATAAATGCCTCAGTAATGTTTAGTAGTTGAATGTTCATTCATGCTTAGTAATTGAAATTTGTAGATATGATTCGACTTTTTCTCCAATGCACGACAGAATATCTTTATCACCAGGATCTTGAAAAATAGTGCATGCCCTTAATGCCATTTCATCAAAAGTATCGTATGTCATCTGCTTCCCCTCTTGGCtgcccccctttctctcttttcccttggCACCGTCCTCTCTGCCCTCTTTTTCGTAATTGCTATTAGAACCACAAGAGGGTAGCACTCTCATGCGAGAAGGGCTCTCATTTTCTTGATGTAGAAGGCAAAAAAGCACACGTGAATTCTATAAATGTAAGCAAAACTTTAGcctctgtatatgtgtgtatcatatgtatatgtgtgtgtacatatatgtatatatatatatatatatatatatatatatgcccagCACTCACAgaactctcctcttctctccagcCCAGTCCCAGGGACTGGTTATGGTTAGACTGTCAGTTCTAGCTGCAAGTGCAGAACACGAGATGGCTGGGCCTCAAGGGCCTCATTTCACCAggctgtgtgtatatatatatatatatatatatatatatatatatatatatatatatatatatatatatatatccacgaCTAACATTCTGTGATAATGTGGTGAGTAATGGATGGAAGAGAATTCCATGTCGGTGAGTGGAACTAAGCTGCCTCCCTCTCTTCCAGATGCTGAGCAGAGATGAGGCGATAAGAGACCAGCCCAGAAGGATTCTTTCACTCTTCGCGTCATTCCTTGCACCAGGATGGAAGGGGAATCTTACCACAACGCCACTCCCGCCAATGGCACCCCCATAAGCCACCAGCCCCTGGGACGCCACGGCCTGCTGGAAGTCATCACGATCGCCACCGTGACAGCCGTGGTCAGCCTCATCACCATCGTGGGCAACGTCTTGGTCCTGATCTCCTTCAAAGTCAACAGCCAGCTGAAGACGGTGAACAACTACTACCTGCTCAGCTTGGCCTGTGCGGACCTCATCATCGGGGTCTTCTCCATGAACCTCTACACCACCTACATCCTGATGGGCCACTGGGCCCTCGGCAGCCTGGCCTGTGACCTTTGGCTGGCGCTGGACTATGTGGCCAGCAACGCTTCTGTCATGAACCTGCTGGTGATCAGCTTCGATCGTTACTTTTCCATCACAAGGCCCCTGACCTACCGGGCCAAACGCACCCCCAAGAGGGCCGGGGTCATGATCGGTCTGGCCTGGCTCATCTCCTTCGTCCTCTGGGCCCCAGCCATCCTCTGCTGGCAGTACTTGGTGGGGGAGAGAACGGTGCCTCCACACGAGTGTCAAATCCAGTTCCTCTCGGAGCCCACCATCACTTTTGGCACTGCCATCGCTGCCTTCTACATCCCTGTTTCTGTCATGACGATCCTGTACTGCCGGATTTACCGGGAAACAGAGAAACGAACCAAGGACCTGGCGGACCTCCAGGGTTCAGACTCTGCGGCTGCAGCTGAGAAAAGAAAGCCAGCTCCCAAGGCTCTGCTTCGCTCCTGCTTCCactgtccccaccccaccctggctCAGGGGGAAAGGCACCAAGCCTCCTGGTCATCCTCCCGCAGAAGCCCCTCTACCGCCAGGAAGCCCCCTCAAGACACTGGCCCCAGCAGCGAGTGGGCCAACTCTGAGCAGGTCACTACTTGCAGCAGCTACGCGTCCTCAGAAGAGGAGGACAAGTCTGCCACCGACCCAGTGGTCTTCCAGGTGGCCTACAAGAATCAGGCCGAGGAAAGCCCGAAGGAGGAATTTGGTTCTGAAGATGCCCAGGAGACATTTATGAAAGACCAGGCTGGCAAAAATGACTATGACACTCCAAAATTCTTCCTGACTCCGGCTGCTGATGTTAGAGCAAAGAGCCCAAAATGTGTGGCCTACAAGTTCAGGTTGGTGGTAAAAGCGGATGGGACCCAAGAGACCAACACCGGCTGTCACAAGGTGAAAATCATGCCCTGCTCCTTCCCAGTGTCCAAGGACCCGTCAACCAAAGGCCTCGATGCCAACCTCAGCCATCAAATGACCAAACGGAAGAGAATGGTCCTGATCAAAGAGCGGAAGGCAGCCCAGACCCTGAGTGCCATCCTCCTGGCCTTCATCATCACGTGGACCCCTTATAACATCATGGTCCTGGTTTCTACCTTCTGTGACAAGTGTGTCCCAGTGGCCCTGTGGCACCTGGGCTACTGGCTGTGTTATGTCAACAGCACGGTCAACCCGATTTGCTACGCCCTCTGCAACAGAACCTTCAGGAAGACCTTTAAGATGCTGCTTCTATGtggatggaaaaataaaaaagtggaagaGAAGTTGTACTGGCAAGGGAACAGCAAACTCCCTTGAAACGTTTACAACTCCCCTCAAAAGAAGGACCACTGTCAACCTCCTTTAAGATCCCCAGAGTCAATTCTGGTTTAATTTCCAAAAATACCCATCGTTTTGAATCCCTGAGATCTTTGCGAATGCTCAAACCCTGTTGTGAAAAGAAATAGGTTACAGCTCCCATGACTGCTGTCCTATAGAATCATATTGTCTTATGCCCAAGGTTTTCAGGTGCCACCGGAGTTTGACATTGAAAGGAAAATTCAGATGATCGGTGTCTCCCAGGAGGAAGCAACTGGACTATGACAAACAATGATTTAGTCCTTCTGTCTGATCTAATGTGGGGAAAAGCAGGGACTGGGGGAAGATTTTCCATAAATATACCAACCTATTATAGAATTTTGTGCAATAGCAATGTCTCCAAAGCTGCTCGATTCCAGTTTTCACTGGGAAAATGTAAATCAATGTGACCTATGATCAAGCGTGCTATTCAACTGGCTTCTGTTTCTTTCCAAACTGACCGGTATTAATTTAAGACCTAGCACTTATGTGTTCTAGACTGTGGGTTTCCTCTCCCTACATCAGAAGGAAGCTCTTACTCTTTCCTTTTACAACCAATGCCACTTCCTGAGAAACCCACTAAATCCCACTAAAAACCATGCTGACTCCCATGGAAACAGCCTTCCGGTCAAAATTTTGATCCTGTAAGGTCACAGAAAACTCACCACAACCAGCCCTGGGAGTCAGGAGTGGGGGGATCTCTATCTTGCTAATACAGATAATTAAGTCTGCAGTCCTTTTACCTATCACAGtgcattctatttttgtttccatATTAACCCACTTAGGGATGCTATTAGAACGGAATAACAACAGACTTTTATGGGTAAGGATCTACAAGCTATCATGGTTCTCAGaggccttatttatttatttttgtttttagaacacACCTGAcagtaggggaccatatggaataccaagaaTCGAACtcagcttggctgcatgcaaggcaagcatccgaCTTGCtgactatcattctagccccgtTTCTAATCTCTTTACACAGTAAACCTGagaccaaatataaaaataaatttgctacATGTTTTCTAACATCTTCCAGAGCTCTTTCCAAGCCTTCAGTTTCCCTCATTCAGAAGCCAAATACACATTCAACACAAGCCAGTAGCTGCGCCTCGAATCAGAAGGCCACTTGCAGGACAAAGGGGGAGAAGACTTTTTGCTTTTTATAGGTGTATCACAGCATGAGTCGTTAGAAATTTccaaattcgggcccggagagatagcacagaggcgtttgccttgcaagcagccgatccaggaccaaaggtggttggttcgaatcctggtgtcccatatggtcccctgtgcctgtcaggagctatttctgagcaggcaaccaggagtaacccctgagcactgccaggtgtggcccaaaaaacaaaaagaaagaaatttccaaattCATTGTAAAAGATgagaaaccaaaaaattaatatatgagGCCCAGTGATGTCTGCCACCTAtggttattaaaaattaaaactggggctggagagatagcacagagatagggtgtttaccttgcaagcagctgattcgaacagacggtggttcgaatcccagcattccatctggtcccctgtgcctgccaggagcgacttctgagcacagagccaggagtaacccctgagcaccaccgggtgtgacccaaaaaacaaaataatgataataataaaataataaaataaaggggccggagagatagcatggaggtaaggtgtttgcctttcatgcagaaggtccgtggttcaaatcccggcgtcccatatggtcccccgtgcctgccaggagcgatttctgagcagacagccaggagtaacccctgagcactgccgggtgtgacccaaaaaccaaaaaaaaaaaaaaaaaataaaaaaataaaataaaataggggccggagagatagcacagcgttgtttgccttgcaagcagccgatccaggtcctaaggtggttggttcgaatcccggcgtcccatatggtcccccatatttgccaggagctgtttctgagcagttagccaggagtaacccctgagcactgccgggtgtgaccaaaaaaaacaaaaaaataaataaataaataaaataaaataaaataaaaatgaaagcttCAGTTAGGATAGTACAAGGGATAAGCCTCTTTCTTTGGgtgcagttgatccaggttcagtccctcaTACAGCACTCTGTTCTCTTGAGTTTCACCAAGGGTCACTTCAAgcgaagagccagaaatagctgctaggcactgttaggtgtgatccaaacctaCCCCTAgcccaaagaaaataaaccctATTACTAAAAGCAAAATGTAGGCCAGGACCtatgacttgccttgcatgtggtcacctGGCTTTGGTCTCTGGCACCCCTACATAGTCCCCACACCACCAAAAATGATCTCTGgatacagatccaggagtgagctctgaatcCAGCCAAGTATGCccccttaaaaataaaaccaaaatgtatGCAAGAGTAACAAAGCAATTAATTCATTATTGGGACCAGAATAGTAGTAGAGCAAGTAGGACTCTACCCTTGCTTACAgcagacccaaatttgatctctggcacccaatatgctacccccacccccaccccagttctACTAAGactgatccttgaacacagagccaaaactaatccctaagcattgccagctatagctcaaaattaaaaaaaaattttttgtttaatcatTATCAACATAAGAGTACTAAGGTTACTATGATCtcattttagtaaaattttctgattaaaaagGTATTTCTTTGATAATTCTGAAAATAAGCCAAAATGTAAGAAATCACACATAAAAACAGTGCGTAAAATTATCATGGAAGACCTGGGAAGAAAGCATCGTGTAGAATACAGAAGGGATTTGGGAGGTGAAGCATGACTGCCAGACACAAACTCATTCCTATTTAGCCGATAGATTTCATCTGCCATTGTGTTTAAGTTCATGTCACTTAACATAGGCATTATGTTCTTTCTGCAGTCTTGTtaaaaaggatataaaaatagatggCTTAGTGTCTTGGGAATTACATCTGTACCTGGGTATAAGAGAGCTTCAAACTACCACTGAAAGACAGATCAGCCTGGCACTGAATATTCCAGGAGGCAGGAGTGTGGGAAAGGCTCTGACAGGACAGGATCTGATCGGTGCATCTGGGCACCCCGCCAGCTCTGCACCGACTTTAAGTGGAGAGAAAATATCCATGTCATAGCTGAGCCCTGGGAAGGGCAGGCTGACACCTGCCAAGAATTTGGCAGGGAACGTCAACGAATTGGCTCGGTTCTCCAGGACAGAAGTTCCCAGGACTAtatactgcagggtgtggcttcATGGGCAAACCTGTTCTTCTACCAGGTCTGGAGGAACAGTGAACTCTTAGCTGAAGACTTTCATTCCTGGAACTGTCCTAAATTAACAGAACTTTAGGCCCATGGCATTCACTGTCCACCATAGAGAAAACGTAGAAAGAACGTAGAAATGGAAGTAGGAAGGGAATTCTGAGGGAGTACACATTTGCCACAATTGCCTTAGCCGcgagcctttttattttttagttcagCTTTTGTGAAATTGAGACGCCAAAGCTTTCTTCTTGACCATTTGTTTGGGGAGGCAGTTAGTTCTGCAGACTACCTATAGATTACCTGTTGCCCTGAACACAGACCCTCCAAAAACAACACAGACTCTCAGAAGAATCTAGACTTGTTTAGAATAGGGCCTTAACGGGTCTCTGTAAACTGATCCAACTGTAAACTACAGGGACCtcgtgggtgggtagatggaggGAACTAACTTTATACTTTAATAACTGAATGCACCCTTGGCTCCCAAAACTTGTCAATGAACCGTGTGCAGCTTTGACTTCTTATGTTTTGGAGGCTGTTTTGTTGCCAAAACTGTGGTTTCTTTCTTCATGGTTGTAAATTTAAAGGCTTATTAGAGACCCTATTCTCAGTACAATTTAAGGTTAAACAGTCTCTATTTTGTCCTTATTTCTGACCTCTGCTCTGTTCCCTCTTTGTAACTGTGAAATCTGTACCTAATCTCTGGTTTGACATAGCCACTTGTTTACTGTAAATACTGGAATTACAGCAAAGAATGTGGGGATAAGAGCTTTCCCGTGTCATTAGTATTATTCTGATTATTAAAGAAACTTAACCACATAAAAGTCTAGTGCAAAGTGTTTAAGGAAAATGTAACTCAGGTGAGCTCTATACATCTATCTGTGTAAAAGATTTCACACTTCTGCATGGTtagacctttttatttatttatttatttatttatttatttatgtatttatttatgtatttatttatttatttttggttttgggttacaacggcagtgctcaggggttactcctgactctgtgttcagaagttgctcttggcaggctcaggggaccatatgggtgccgggattcaaaccaccttctgttcaaatcagctgtgtgccagaaaacaccctactactgtgctatctctccggcctcatggtTCGGCCTCATGGTTAGATGACACACATACAGAGAGATGTCCTTATTGCTACCCTTTATGATCTCTTTGTGCTCTTACCAGTGATGGAATTTACATGAAATAATTATCATGTTACTCCTATTAAAGtgctcctcctttcctcctggaCAAGGGAAATGAGAAAACCCTTACCATTCCCTACTAGTTGGTGAAGTCCTTGGAACAGGCTGAAAAAGCagcatttctattttaatttctcaaaCAGCTAAAGCCTCAGTCATTCCATTGCCATTGTAAGTTTATGAATCTTCATCTTCCTGCACCATTTCCCCCGTGATTTTGTATCTGAGGAGGAGAAAGAGTCTTGACAGCAAGAGCTCAGCAAGCCTGGGGACTACTCACAATGATTGGACAGAAGATACTATGTTAGGGTACAGGAAATAAGAACTGCTAGAATCCTAAATGCTAGGGATCAATAGTGTCACCTAGTGATACCCAGAGGTCACTAGGGCtatatgcagcagtgctcaggagggcacgcagttctggggatcaaaatggAATCCTGTGCAAGCAAAGCTTACACCTCTGGagctggaaaaataatacagtggataaggtgtttggccttgcatgtggctgaccaaggttcaattcccaacatcccatatagtcccttgagcaacaccaggagtaagtcctgagtgcagagccgggagtaacccctgagcaccagagtgcgtccccaaaacaaaaacaaacaaaaaacttacacctgaatctcttcagtcccaagtttaatatttgttttcaggccatatctgacaatactcagagcttactcctggctctgtgcttaaggttcACTGGGAGTAAGGGGTaatcaggcaaccatatggggtcactggggatcaaatctgggtcagctatgtgtaaggcaagcaccttattggctatattatctctccggccctggaaagTTTGAGattatttatataaacttttGCTCAGTAGATTCTTatgaggaggaaagaaaatgggaagtgTGCTTCAAGCATTTGAAAAGgatttagaaacaaaataaaaattgtgtgcCTGTgtgagggcctgagtgatagcacagtggtagggtgttttccttgcacgtggcagacccaggacaggcctgtgttcaatccccagcatcccacatggtccttggAACccgacaggagcgatttctgagcgcagagccaggaggactctgagcgctgcctggtgtgacccaaaaacaaacaaacaaaattgtgtgtgtgtgtgagagatggGGGGTGGGAAGACAATAcccagtgctcaggattcactcctagcaGAGTAGGGAATGGAACAAACGGTCAGTCACataaaaagcaaatgctttaacccctatgctatctctataacttatttctttttttttttttttcttttttttttttttttgtggtttttgggtcatacccggcagtg is a window from the Suncus etruscus isolate mSunEtr1 chromosome 16, mSunEtr1.pri.cur, whole genome shotgun sequence genome containing:
- the CHRM5 gene encoding muscarinic acetylcholine receptor M5, whose amino-acid sequence is MEGESYHNATPANGTPISHQPLGRHGLLEVITIATVTAVVSLITIVGNVLVLISFKVNSQLKTVNNYYLLSLACADLIIGVFSMNLYTTYILMGHWALGSLACDLWLALDYVASNASVMNLLVISFDRYFSITRPLTYRAKRTPKRAGVMIGLAWLISFVLWAPAILCWQYLVGERTVPPHECQIQFLSEPTITFGTAIAAFYIPVSVMTILYCRIYRETEKRTKDLADLQGSDSAAAAEKRKPAPKALLRSCFHCPHPTLAQGERHQASWSSSRRSPSTARKPPQDTGPSSEWANSEQVTTCSSYASSEEEDKSATDPVVFQVAYKNQAEESPKEEFGSEDAQETFMKDQAGKNDYDTPKFFLTPAADVRAKSPKCVAYKFRLVVKADGTQETNTGCHKVKIMPCSFPVSKDPSTKGLDANLSHQMTKRKRMVLIKERKAAQTLSAILLAFIITWTPYNIMVLVSTFCDKCVPVALWHLGYWLCYVNSTVNPICYALCNRTFRKTFKMLLLCGWKNKKVEEKLYWQGNSKLP